The nucleotide sequence ACATCCAATATGGGCAGTTCCTCAAGATCAAAgaaaatttcatttaaagatgAAGTGAATCAAAGCattctgaaagagagaaagctgCCCGATGCCTCGGAGAGAGCACAAGCGCGGGAGATTTTAACTGGAGCTATTCCAATAGGACACATCCCTAAACCCAAAGTCATCGCTGACTATATCATGTTAGTTTTCTTCAATGTGTATTTCTGGTCTAATAAATATATCTAGGACATTTTGGAGAATACATTGCTGAAGACtctaatattgtttttttatcagtacATTTTATGCagtcttttttacttttaagagAACTGTGATATAAGAATGCACTTTAAATGGACATTTTCTATAGAATGTTTTCTAATCATGTGGAGGTGTAATGCTGCCATTTCGTTACTTAGATTCGAAATGAGATTCTAAAATCATGTCAGTACAATATATCCTCCATAGGTGTTATTGTTGAAGTGAATTTGGACAATGgatatgctttatttttttatttgatagaaAGTATCCTGACATCCATTCAGTGGAAGACAGAGAACAATACAAAGCGGTTTTCAATGACCAGTACCAAGAGTACAAAGAACTACACAGAGAGATCACATCCACTTTAATGAAGTTTCAAGAGTTAGACAACACAATGAGTCAACTCTTCAAGAACCCGAGCAACACTGGGGTGAGAAATTATATTGTGTAGTTTATAGAAACTATACAGTAATTCTTGGAGGTGTTTAACTTCTTTTTAAACGTTTTATGTTTGATTAGGAGCGTAAGAGGATCAAAAGCTTATTGAAAACgtatgaagaaaaaaagaatgtaaGTTATTTTGTTCTAAATGGTTAGATGGTGTGTCACGCAAGCAAAGTGTCATACATGAAAATGGaaatatttaatgtagtttttttttatcttctcATATGCAAGGATCCATACTTTCTGGAGAAGAAGGAACGGTGTGAATATCTGAAAGCGAAACTAAGCCACATCAAGATGAAGATTCGTAATTTTGACCAGAATTTCTCTTAAAAGGACAgaatttaattgaaaattaaacatttatatttagcaatgattattttttttacaaattacacAATATTATAACCACTCCAACCAatccataaatatatatatataacaatactTTTATGTACAGAATTGCATTATAGTGTTTCTCATtctcttttaattattttattatttgtaaaaatcacaaaaacaaaactcgTTATTATAAACATCGAATGTGTACAAATACTAGTTCAAAATCTGCTGGGAAACACCTCAGATGTTGTAGCTTTAGAGTAAACATTAACAATCATTAATCCAACTTCTTGCACATTTGACCCTCTAAGGAGCCATTAACACGAACTGTGTCGGTAGCAACAGGCAAGatagggtttttggtttcaggcCCCGCTCTTCCACGCAAGTCACTGTGCACACAAGCACAGTCTTGGGTATTCCGATCGAACGGACAGCTCAGACGTTAAACCTTACTTAACGGGAAACTATCAAGCATAGAAAAGCTGGACCACGTAAAACAAGGATAATAACCGTGACTTGTCTTTATGGTAAGTTacatgatgtttttattgtataaaataaaatgacagacCTTTCATAATGACGTCAGTGCAATTTgtaagcattaaaacaaacagtaCTTCATAAACAGTATTTTTCCTTTCACACCATGACAATTTTATTGCAGCTGTCAGATCTTTTTGAATCATACGAATCTCaaacattattgtttaaaagttgAAACGTCTttgttgaaaaatgtgttatgaattCAACGAACAAAAACATGCTCTACAATGCCTTAGGTTCAAAAGAAAAATCCtgctttatttttgaatatcTGTCCTTTAAACATGCACCTGTGAGAATGTTCTAAGCTGTCAAGGTTGATTTTCAGCTcttgcattatttattcactctatTCAAGTTACCACAGGTGTGCAGCTCATCCTCTCTGACCCACAGCATAATTAACTAAAAGGATaagagtaataaaaacattcctcTCTTTTATACACATGCAATGTATTTAGGTACCATATGGAGAAAGCAACAGTAACGCGAGGAAGAGAGTGTAGTGGAAATCCGCATTGACTGCATCTGCTCATGTTTCTCTGAATTATTAAGACCATCTCATCTGAACTCCAGAATGATGAAGGGCAATGATGTTTAGAGCTGGAGAGCACTTACCTCCAGTGGGAGAATGTTGTCTGTGCTATTGACAAATGCCATCATTTTCAGGCTGTTGGAATGATTCATGGGAAAAACATTTCCTTTGTCATCGATCTTTGTCTCGATCTCATTTCTCTTTCAGATTCTCGGTTGAATCATGTATGACAGCCCACCTCAATACAGCCCACACTACATCGCCCCATCAAACATCTACACATCCAGAAGTTTCTACTCTCAAAGGAGCGAGTATGGCTTATACTCTCCAGTGCCTGACGCTCCTCAGGTGGAAGGAAACCCTCAGCACTTCTACAGATGGTTCTCACCCCCCGGCATCGTGAAAACTATGGAGGGATTGACTGTGCTGCTCTGTTTTGTTATTTTCGCCTGTGTCGCATCCACTCTAGTTTGGGACATGCACGGCTTCGAAGGTAGCCTGGGGGCTTACGTTGCCGGATCCGGGAGCTTTAGCACGGGCGTTGGATCGGGGTACTACGGAGGAACATATGGCTATCAAAGCTCTTATATGACACCATATTCGGCAAAATCAGCCATGATCTCAATGGCAGCcattaattttgtcatttcattgaCCATCCTAGTGTTCAGTTTTTCTAAGATACGATGCATTCGTGGAAAAACGTTTTATCTGACAGTTTTGGTGGTGGATGTGGTTCTAGCTGTTCTTCAGTGTATAATAGACATAATATTTGTGATAGGGGTTAATCCAACATCACAAAGTTCACAAAGCGTTTTGTACAATCCGGTCCTGATGATGTGTCAGACGTCATTAGGGACACCCAGCATCAGTGCTGGAGTAGGTACAGGGTTCCCCGGAGCATACCCTTCATTTAATCGATACCTCTATCACTATTGCTTTATGGATCCTGAGGAGGTCAGTATGTAGAGATATAAATCTCACTTCTTACATGTTCTACACATTGtaatattaaacagtttttttacctTAACCGCAGGCTGTGGCACTGGTTTGTGGGCTTTTCGTCATGGTTGCTCTGGTAGTGGCGGCATGGTTTGCACACAAGACTCGAAGCAAAATGTGGCGTCATGGTAAGACTAATATCTACTGGGAGGAGCCACCTATCCTCAGAACAGTAAGGAGCCAGAACACACAAGACTGGGTGAGTTCATGAGTGCCAGTTCATTGATTCATTTGGATTAGAGAATTCCTaattctgaaatattttaaggCTAAATTTGTGATTACAGTATTTAAAGctgtcaaacattttaaagaattatttGGATAAGATTTGAATCAAGTTTGGTTCAGAGGATTCGGGTTCTGTTTTAGGACTGTAGATTATATAGTGTCTTGTTTAAGTATAGCAAACCACAGTTTAGGGGGCAAAAACCAGAGGATTAATCCAAACATAATGCTGCTGTCCctctaaaaccttgtatctcaatatttcatgatttacattttttgccataaataagttatatttgtcactgggttttgcaaataactagccaattaaaagtattaaaaaggaTTAACAgttttgacaacacagtataatcatttaaaaagtccagtgtttttttttattctttaaaaacagcaaatttggacatgaTGTTTGcggcattttaaaatgcaacttgtatgtttagttttgtattgCAATAGCAAGTATTTACTATATAGAGTATCAATAAAAGAGAtcttaaaaaaactcttaaataaagatacatttacttgataAGGAAAGTAATGTAAGATGTAAAGGAGTTTATAAAACCTGCAAAATGGTAGTGgacaacatgtaaacatgtgtACAAGCAAAAATGGCAGATAACAAACGgttaataatatattagtttatactgttattatttatatttacaatataaaaagcaCAAGACATAgattttttcttcattgttagtATTTCTTCAAAATTTTAGCTTTCACACAATTTGCACTGCATATGTAGTACTACTTTTAAAAATCTGGGCAATAtgttttaaagagacacacccagtttcatttacatttatgcatttggcagatgctctAATCCATAGCGACATTTCTGTGGAAACAAATGGCTGCATGCATGTCATTATCCAAATGTAGGTTTGGTTTAGCATTAAATTTCTAGTTGGCTTCTGCTCATTGCTTGTAAGAAGTATAATCTGGTGCAATTAtcagaataaatacattaaataattttcatacagataaaaaacacaatcattttaatacattcTAAACAACAGAATTGTTCTATAATGATGTGGCGTGTAAGAAACATTCAAAAGGATCAGGAAAGCTTTTTATATGGTGCACATTTAgtttatgttgcttttattgTGATCTACTTCAGAACACTATGATGTGACTTTCCTGGAAATGTTGTTCGTCAGCAGCATGTTCTTGTTAAGACAATACGCTCAGGTATTTTTGAAAAGGCAGCACTGTGTGCAGCTGTCATAAGTGTTTTTCCTGGAGCCGAAATAATTTCGCTTTGTTTGAGGAAATTGGCCATGTGTGTGAGGATAGGATAATTGTGTTGTGAAAGATTTATTATGTCTCTGTGCATTGTGTCATGCAAAGTGTCTAAAGTGGTCTTAAGATACAGTATTGTTCAGAGATATCTGTAATGGTATCTCTAATTGTTCCCCAGTCTGGTTTTCACATTCAAGATCGTCGAGCACGTAATTGTTTTTGAGTGGCCATCAGTGGCATTTCTGGCCCACTACCCTAGCCAAGATAAGACATGGACGAAGGGATGTTTTTAATAACTATATTGTTTACATGGCATATACACTACAGTGCGCAGAGGGTACAATTTTTGTTAGATTTTCTGACTAAATTAAGACATGAATGTATAATTTTGCCTCGACATATTAGAGCTTTTTTACTCTAGAATGACTGAATAACTTTATTatccaaaacacatttttttttttcatgaaagaTGTTTCTGTTCCCATTAGTAGGTAAATGTGCTTTTCTCAATAATGGTAGTTCTTCTTGTCATTCAGCAGTATTCTGTGAATTTGACCCAAATCAATTAACATCTTGTTCTGTGGTCTCTGTGGTTTCAACATTTGTACATAATTTGTTCCAGAGAAGCACTCAATACACCCCCACTGTGGTTTTATCGGAGAAGGCTACCCCAAATCTGAAAGCAGAGAACAGCTTAACCTCCTACACTGAAGGAACAGCAAGCGCGCACAGTGAGGGAGCATACAAAAGTGATGTGTGAGTACAGTCTCATTTCTGAGCATGTACTTCCTGCGATCACAAATGTTGACTGTtgttattatttctcttttcttttcaagATGTTCTGAGAATGCAAACGGATGTTCCCCAGAACCGCTGTACCGGAATCGATGGATGAGCTCCAGTCCTGTGGAGGAATTTGAAGTCCAGAGTTCCTCGGCGCAGAAGCCGGACACTCATGACGTTCAAGATGTTCTCTGCGAGACAAGGTACACAACCGGAGGAGAATCAGCGAATGAATTTGAAACAcatcagtgggaggagtgagtaTTTATTATGAATTGTTTTTCAATACTTTCTTGTGTGGCTTCAAGTTGTGCTGCTCAAAATCAGCaagattttttgagaaaaaatCTGTCTAGTTCTGATCTTTTTTCAaggtattatttttttattttttgctataGGTCTTATTCAGAAATAACGACAGATGAACAGCGCAGACAGTACAAAAAACAGTTTGATGCAGTCTTAACTGTGTACAAGAAAATGTGTGCGGAGATGGATGACACCAGTGACCAAATGAATAAACTGAGCCGAGAGTTGGACACCCTTCATGAAGAGTCCACAAAGTTTCAGGTATGCAGTAAGAAATCTGAATTTAACATTAGCATGAATGCAAATTTTAGTACTGTTATAATCCAATAGCTTATAATTCCCCATGTAGATCAATATATCCCAGTTTTATGGCATATTCTTTGTCACAGGGTGTGGCTGACGAATATAATCGACTAAAGGATCTAAAGAGGGTACGTAAACTCTTATTAAAGATTTTTGGTCCTCtgaattatgcaaaaaaaaaaatgctaatggAGGTGATATTTTTTCACgacaaatttgtttatttttatttttttgtccatGGATCACTAATATTCTTATTCATTCTTCATTCATAGTCTCCAGAATACCAGACTAAGAAGCACCAGTGTAAGAAACTAAGGCAAGAACTGTTTCATATCAAGCAACTGGTCAAAAATTATGACGAAGGGCCTAGAAGAGCGAATGATTACGCTGCCGATGATCAAGAtttctttgtgtaaaacttatatagcacttttttcAGCTAAATGTTAGTGACTTGCTCAGCTTTCTTAAATGGTTTGAAGTGAGTTTTGTAAATTGTTACTGTAAACAATTATATTGTGTAATACAAGCATAGGTAAAAATTGCCTTTGCAGTTGTGATATAAAGTTTCTCCAGCCCAACTGAATGCAAACTATTTTTCCTTACATTTAAAAGTGTGTGACTGTGAACAAATAATTGATCAAGTATAAGTCATTGTATGATACTTCTGTTTAATCAAGCTGTCatacacaaatatttgaaaagacaaagatattaaaatgaaaactgtacACATTGCATGTTTTGATTTGTGTATATTAGACCGTCTATTTCAAGGCCTAAATATGAGGTAATATTAGTCATGTACGCTACGGCTAGAAAAATTACATCTCACAAAAAGAGCCAATGTCACATGCTGTCAACTGTGCTCACAAGAGCACTGCTCCACAGAAGACAAAACagcattcaaaacaaacataacagaCAGGTATATCCAATCATTCCTCTTTAGTGTGAAATGAGCAGCTCAGGTGTGTTACACTTTAAAATTAATACAGCCACGAATACCAGATCATCCATTATAACAGAGGTATATTTTTCTTGGTCAACGTACATAAGTCTGACGTTATTACCAGTTTTTCCTTAACTGGTATAGGTCTAAAAAAAcaaggaacaaaacaaaacaaacagaagaatACAAACCATGCATAATCAGCTGTAAGACACACAATCGTCAGTATGTGGAAGAACAACACATCCATGTAGAAAAAGTTCACTGGTTTCATATCTGAAAAATACAATTACTTCATTTTGCCATTCATTCATAACATCTGAAATGCAGAATGTGCGTTggattaaaaatatgaaacaatgCTGAAGAGGTACGTCTGCAGCAGACTTCTGTCTCGAGTCAAAAAAGTAGAACAAATACAGTCAGGAATTTGCCAAATGGTTAATGAAAAGCATTTCCACCCAAACTTCAATCTCTGTTTAAAGAACACAATATGATTGATCAGGTAAATGCCTTGACTTCAATTCTGTTTCAGATTGGATGGAATGTGTTAAAACTCTCTGGTTATCAAGAACCAAACCTACAGCGGCagtccaaagtgactttgataTCATTAAAGTAACGTTCATGTTCAAACTTAACCGACTGAACTGATTCCAAAACTGTACCTGGTATCTCCCTCAACTGGCAAACAGTATGTCATAAACAAACTTCCTAGAATGGTTTCATCATAAAAACAGTTCACAGAACATAGATCATCTGCAACATACTAGTGATTCATAAGTATGACCCTGTTGCATTGAATAACACAGCCAATATTGGGTGTGAATGCGTGACTAAAAAAAACCTCAAGTCAGAGAAAGTTTGTCGAAGTACTGCTCTGTTATCGTGTTTGATGATTATTGTCCTGGAACATAGGGCCAACTAATGGAGCTCCCAGAGAGCTGCATGTCACGGATAAGCGTCTCGATGGGTGTTTTCCCTACAAGCCTCATGAAGAAGAGCTGAGAGATGAGGTTGGCGGGTACCGCCCTCAGAGCGGGCAGTCGCAATAGCAGCCGCCCAAAGCGCTGAGGCTGCCCGGGATACTGCATGCGCTCGTACTCGGTCAGGGCCACTTGAGCTTTTTCCTGCAGGCTCTCGATGTGAGCTGGGTCAGTCAGTCCACAAGCatctaaaaaacaaatgcagagacaaatattattaacaagGACCTACAGTTATCCTGGCACAAAATGGCAGTAGCAGCAAGATCATGGGTTCAAATCCCATGGCAGAAACCTAAAGCTAAAATATGCATGATTTAAAAATTGATCGCTCACATCCAGTATAGGGCGCTAGTATTAAACCAGCAAACAAATCACAATCACACATCAAAATTTCAGATAAAACACAACATTCCGCCCCAATGTAATCCTTCTCACCTGGTGAGAAGAGAGCTATGGCCTTGAGACAGCTGTACTCTGCTGAATCCACCTGCAGACGGGTCAGCTTCTCCACTTGGTCCTGGAAGACACGCACCTGGTCCATGAAGGCCACCACCCTCTCGGCTGACATAGGAGAGGAGTGAAAGCCTGCTGCGGCTAGCAGCGGGGCCATGTGCAGCGGCAGGGCAGATTGggctgcatttaaaataaacagttcgCTCCAGCTGAGTCGCAGCAGGGCCACCTGCTCAG is from Triplophysa dalaica isolate WHDGS20190420 chromosome 3, ASM1584641v1, whole genome shotgun sequence and encodes:
- the zgc:154006 gene encoding occludin isoform X2; translated protein: MYDSPPQYSPHYIAPSNIYTSRSFYSQRSEYGLYSPVPDAPQVEGNPQHFYRWFSPPGIVKTMEGLTVLLCFVIFACVASTLVWDMHGFEGSLGAYVAGSGSFSTGVGSGYYGGTYGYQSSYMTPYSAKSAMISMAAINFVISLTILVFSFSKIRCIRGKTFYLTVLVVDVVLAVLQCIIDIIFVIGVNPTSQSSQSVLYNPVLMMCQTSLGTPSISAGVGTGFPGAYPSFNRYLYHYCFMDPEEAVALVCGLFVMVALVVAAWFAHKTRSKMWRHGKTNIYWEEPPILRTVRSQNTQDWRSTQYTPTVVLSEKATPNLKAENSLTSYTEGTASAHSEGAYKSDVCSENANGCSPEPLYRNRWMSSSPVEEFEVQSSSAQKPDTHDVQDVLCETRYTTGGESANEFETHQWEESYSEITTDEQRRQYKKQFDAVLTVYKKMCAEMDDTSDQMNKLSRELDTLHEESTKFQINISQFYGIFFVTGCG
- the zgc:154006 gene encoding occludin isoform X1, with the protein product MYDSPPQYSPHYIAPSNIYTSRSFYSQRSEYGLYSPVPDAPQVEGNPQHFYRWFSPPGIVKTMEGLTVLLCFVIFACVASTLVWDMHGFEGSLGAYVAGSGSFSTGVGSGYYGGTYGYQSSYMTPYSAKSAMISMAAINFVISLTILVFSFSKIRCIRGKTFYLTVLVVDVVLAVLQCIIDIIFVIGVNPTSQSSQSVLYNPVLMMCQTSLGTPSISAGVGTGFPGAYPSFNRYLYHYCFMDPEEAVALVCGLFVMVALVVAAWFAHKTRSKMWRHGKTNIYWEEPPILRTVRSQNTQDWRSTQYTPTVVLSEKATPNLKAENSLTSYTEGTASAHSEGAYKSDVCSENANGCSPEPLYRNRWMSSSPVEEFEVQSSSAQKPDTHDVQDVLCETRYTTGGESANEFETHQWEESYSEITTDEQRRQYKKQFDAVLTVYKKMCAEMDDTSDQMNKLSRELDTLHEESTKFQGVADEYNRLKDLKRSPEYQTKKHQCKKLRQELFHIKQLVKNYDEGPRRANDYAADDQDFFV